A region of Reichenbachiella carrageenanivorans DNA encodes the following proteins:
- a CDS encoding toll/interleukin-1 receptor domain-containing protein, whose protein sequence is MREVFISYIPEDKRRARQLAEALEEFGWSVWWESAIADDEHFDAQIASALKSAHCIIVLWSPAALVNETILAHAQLALNKNNLISLVYDDVQETHTIPSPTYTNLSNWNGNTAHKTFQILLSDIYELIGHPPIRVSNRIFRNLVVFVTLMLVVIWSAFILSILHRNRTEELRDWQEYINKNEAVGYQQYLSAYPEGKFVRVAVFKLDSLQEASSWEKALIANSIPVLEAYIQENPKGAYKELAFARIEELKDEQAWQEASEENTVVSYRVYLRLSPNGKFANEAERIIAERTKKVAVRPAKVKAKSYLIREYALPKEVLSVAIDPNGRRILTKGWDQTAWLWDVRGNLIEELKGHKDWLTSVAFSPNGKRMATASWDQTAKLYDVNGRMIGEFTGHGFHVSDVVFSPDGQYVLTASFDKTARLYKLDGTFVQSFSGHRDWVNAVAFSPNGQNILTASNDHTARMWDLKGNMVAEFSGHLHWVTDVAFSPDGKFIITGSRDKTARVWRLKDRKNKKLVGHTKGVNAVAFSPDGKKVLTGSADHTAILWSLNGDMLQKYTQHKGQINDVAFSPDGTKVLTGSSDRTAKLWAVK, encoded by the coding sequence TTGCGAGAAGTATTCATCAGCTATATTCCAGAAGACAAAAGAAGAGCCAGGCAACTGGCAGAAGCATTAGAAGAATTTGGTTGGTCGGTTTGGTGGGAATCTGCCATAGCTGACGACGAACATTTTGATGCGCAAATTGCATCTGCGCTTAAAAGTGCTCATTGCATTATCGTACTTTGGTCTCCTGCTGCCTTGGTCAACGAGACTATTTTGGCGCATGCCCAATTGGCGCTAAATAAAAACAATCTGATTTCGTTGGTCTATGATGATGTTCAGGAGACACATACCATTCCATCACCTACCTATACCAACCTTTCTAATTGGAATGGAAACACGGCTCATAAGACTTTTCAGATTCTTCTCAGCGATATTTATGAGCTGATTGGACATCCACCCATTCGGGTGTCTAATAGAATATTTAGAAACTTAGTTGTATTCGTTACGCTCATGCTGGTGGTGATATGGAGTGCTTTTATACTGTCTATTTTACATCGTAACCGTACGGAAGAATTGAGAGACTGGCAGGAGTATATAAATAAAAATGAAGCGGTTGGTTATCAACAATACCTAAGCGCATATCCCGAAGGGAAGTTTGTACGCGTAGCAGTTTTCAAATTGGACAGTTTACAAGAGGCAAGCAGTTGGGAGAAAGCCTTGATTGCCAATTCGATCCCTGTATTAGAAGCTTATATTCAGGAAAATCCAAAAGGGGCTTACAAAGAATTGGCTTTTGCCAGAATAGAAGAGCTCAAAGACGAGCAGGCTTGGCAGGAAGCCAGTGAGGAAAATACAGTGGTGAGCTACCGCGTTTATCTTCGGCTTTCACCTAATGGTAAATTTGCCAATGAGGCAGAGCGCATCATTGCCGAACGCACCAAAAAAGTAGCTGTTCGCCCGGCCAAAGTGAAGGCGAAGAGCTACTTGATTAGGGAATATGCTTTGCCCAAAGAAGTATTGAGTGTAGCCATAGACCCAAATGGTCGTCGGATACTTACCAAAGGTTGGGATCAGACGGCTTGGCTTTGGGATGTGAGAGGCAATTTGATAGAAGAATTGAAAGGTCACAAAGATTGGCTCACATCGGTAGCCTTTTCTCCTAATGGCAAACGCATGGCAACTGCTTCATGGGATCAGACCGCCAAGCTGTATGATGTGAATGGTCGTATGATAGGTGAATTTACAGGCCATGGTTTTCATGTGAGTGATGTGGTGTTTTCTCCTGATGGTCAGTATGTGCTCACGGCCTCCTTCGACAAGACTGCCAGACTATACAAGCTCGATGGGACTTTTGTACAGTCGTTTAGCGGACATAGAGACTGGGTCAATGCGGTGGCTTTTTCGCCTAACGGACAAAACATCCTGACGGCCTCCAATGACCACACGGCACGTATGTGGGATCTCAAGGGCAATATGGTGGCAGAGTTTTCTGGTCACTTACACTGGGTAACTGATGTGGCTTTTTCTCCTGATGGTAAATTTATCATTACAGGATCGAGAGATAAGACTGCTCGTGTCTGGAGGCTCAAGGATAGGAAAAATAAAAAGCTGGTAGGACATACGAAGGGAGTCAATGCAGTGGCTTTTTCGCCTGACGGCAAAAAAGTGCTTACTGGGTCGGCAGATCACACCGCTATCTTGTGGTCACTCAATGGTGATATGCTACAAAAGTACACCCAGCACAAGGGACAAATTAATGATGTGGCTTTTTCACCAGATGGAACCAAGGTGCTCACAGGCTCTAGCGATCGTACTGCGAAACTTTGGGCTGTGAAGTGA
- a CDS encoding Fic family protein, giving the protein MKFENPPSHDTENSLFEDSQLIKDYFSKKFEAFFKSVDSRYLYWDEVKYRKDLPFDPIKSWALIKLNRRSNYKTLTFGRFDFKYFLTESIQKSLHEFDLKMVGGLYKSPITNFEKTEYLKNSLLEEAIASSQIEGAATTTKVAWDMLKSGRKPRNESEQMIFNNLRGIRFIDEEISNNLSIKFIIDLHKIMTAKTSAEDCAGAFRDGEIYVQDHVDGEIAHTPPDHSQVDDLMEELCQFANEDKSFVHPIVKAAIIHFMIGFIHPFKDGNGRTARALFYWFLIKHDYSLIKNISISRAILDSRIQYDKAFLKTENDDNDLTYFITYSIKSLRVAFESLIRYRDKKKEERDQANLIAYKLIEKGLHKRQADLIGYLYAKESNRVNISAYSNKHDVVRQTARKDLNDLVKLGVIQEEKDGRNIVFKVSSKEKVESYLDS; this is encoded by the coding sequence ATGAAGTTTGAAAATCCTCCTTCACATGATACTGAGAACTCCTTATTTGAGGATAGTCAATTAATTAAAGATTACTTCTCTAAGAAGTTTGAAGCTTTTTTTAAGTCTGTTGATTCTAGATATCTTTATTGGGATGAAGTTAAATATCGAAAAGACCTCCCTTTCGATCCGATTAAATCATGGGCTTTAATCAAACTCAATCGTCGTTCAAATTATAAAACATTAACCTTTGGTAGATTCGATTTTAAGTATTTTTTGACAGAATCAATTCAAAAGAGCCTGCATGAGTTTGATTTAAAAATGGTGGGAGGGTTATATAAGAGCCCAATTACAAATTTTGAAAAGACAGAGTATTTAAAAAACTCCTTATTAGAGGAAGCCATAGCTAGTTCGCAGATAGAAGGGGCTGCAACTACTACTAAAGTAGCTTGGGATATGTTGAAATCAGGGAGGAAACCGAGAAATGAATCGGAACAAATGATCTTTAATAATCTTAGAGGAATAAGGTTTATTGATGAAGAAATATCTAATAACCTTAGTATCAAATTTATTATTGATTTACATAAGATTATGACTGCTAAAACTTCTGCCGAAGACTGTGCGGGTGCTTTTAGAGATGGTGAGATTTATGTTCAAGATCACGTTGACGGGGAAATAGCTCACACACCACCTGATCATAGTCAGGTAGATGATTTAATGGAAGAACTATGTCAATTTGCTAATGAAGATAAGAGTTTTGTACATCCAATTGTCAAGGCAGCTATTATACACTTTATGATAGGGTTTATTCATCCTTTTAAGGACGGTAATGGACGAACCGCACGAGCATTGTTTTATTGGTTCTTGATTAAGCATGATTATAGTCTAATTAAGAATATTTCAATTTCTAGAGCTATTCTCGATTCTCGTATACAGTATGACAAAGCCTTCTTGAAAACAGAAAATGACGATAATGACTTAACATACTTTATTACATACTCTATTAAAAGTTTAAGAGTAGCTTTTGAAAGTTTGATTCGGTATAGAGATAAAAAGAAAGAAGAAAGAGACCAAGCAAATTTGATAGCATATAAATTAATAGAGAAGGGGTTACATAAAAGACAAGCTGATTTGATAGGTTATTTGTATGCAAAAGAATCAAATAGAGTGAATATCTCTGCTTATTCTAACAAGCACGATGTTGTAAGACAAACAGCGAGAAAAGACCTTAATGATTTAGTGAAATTAGGGGTGATTCAGGAGGAGAAAGATGGGAGAAATATAGTGTTTAAGGTATCAAGTAAAGAAAAAGTAGAAAGTTATTTAGATAGTTAA
- a CDS encoding UDP-glucose--hexose-1-phosphate uridylyltransferase, with protein sequence MEFNANDHSHRRLNILTGEWVQVSPHRSKRPWQGQVEKLSVDRRPAYDEKCYLCPTNERIGGEKNPDYKDVFVFTNDFAALQSDIPSGGFESGLLQSKSERGVCKVICFSPRHDLTIPEMEANQIKKVVDLWIEQCDEIGALDFINHIQIFENKGAVMGCSNPHPHGQIWAQESVPVEPAKKQKQQLDYFEKHGASLLLDYLAQEQGQQERIIFENEHMVVLVPYWAVWPYEAMIVPKRKMARITEMTEAERLGLAEAYRYLTIKYDNLFETSFPYSAGIHQAPYDGEAHEEWQWHMTFYPPLLRSATVKKFMVGYEMLGNPQRDITPEFAADQINKQSETHYLSK encoded by the coding sequence ATGGAATTTAATGCAAACGATCATTCGCATAGAAGACTAAATATTCTGACGGGCGAATGGGTACAGGTATCGCCTCACAGATCCAAACGTCCATGGCAAGGACAGGTAGAAAAACTGTCGGTAGATCGCAGACCTGCCTACGACGAAAAGTGCTACCTCTGCCCAACCAATGAGCGTATAGGTGGTGAAAAAAACCCAGACTACAAGGATGTATTTGTGTTTACCAATGATTTTGCGGCGTTGCAGTCAGATATCCCGTCGGGTGGATTTGAGAGCGGGTTGCTCCAGTCCAAAAGCGAAAGAGGTGTCTGCAAAGTGATTTGCTTTTCGCCACGTCACGACCTCACTATTCCAGAAATGGAAGCCAATCAGATCAAAAAAGTAGTGGACCTATGGATAGAGCAATGTGATGAAATAGGAGCACTAGATTTTATCAACCATATTCAAATATTTGAAAACAAAGGAGCGGTAATGGGATGCTCCAATCCGCACCCTCATGGGCAAATCTGGGCACAGGAGTCTGTGCCAGTAGAACCAGCCAAGAAGCAAAAGCAGCAGCTCGATTATTTCGAAAAACACGGGGCAAGCTTGCTCCTCGACTACCTGGCTCAAGAGCAGGGACAGCAAGAACGTATCATCTTCGAAAATGAGCATATGGTTGTACTTGTACCATATTGGGCAGTATGGCCATACGAAGCGATGATAGTGCCAAAAAGAAAAATGGCTCGCATTACGGAAATGACCGAAGCGGAGCGTTTGGGATTGGCCGAGGCTTACAGGTATCTGACCATCAAATATGACAACCTGTTTGAGACTTCTTTTCCTTATTCGGCGGGTATTCATCAGGCACCATACGATGGAGAAGCGCACGAAGAGTGGCAATGGCATATGACTTTTTATCCACCGTTATTGCGTTCGGCTACAGTTAAAAAATTCATGGTTGGGTACGAAATGTTAGGTAATCCACAGCGTGACATCACGCCAGAGTTTGCTGCAGATCAGATCAACAAACAATCTGAAACACACTATTTGTCCAAATAG